One window of Hylemonella gracilis genomic DNA carries:
- a CDS encoding glycosyltransferase, whose translation MNEPIRIFIGYDRRIPVAFQTLVHSITARATAPVTFCPISLTNLGRLYTRDVNPLQSTEFSFSRFFTPYLSNYEGWSIFMDNDIIAVDDIAKLWALRDDKYATMVCKHEHDPGEAEKFMHATQTRYEKKNWSSVILFNNAKCKALTPDYVNTATGLQLHQFKWLENDNLIGSLPLEWNTLVDYNHFKNPSMLHYTEGGPFYPDYKDCGYSEEWFREYAAANNCKEADVFQLTTTAKSKLQREG comes from the coding sequence ATGAACGAACCGATCAGAATCTTCATTGGTTACGACCGCCGCATTCCGGTAGCGTTTCAGACCTTGGTGCACAGCATCACCGCACGAGCTACGGCACCGGTGACGTTCTGCCCGATCAGCCTGACCAATCTGGGCCGCCTGTACACGCGCGACGTGAATCCGCTGCAATCCACTGAGTTTTCATTTTCCCGCTTCTTCACGCCCTACCTCTCCAATTACGAGGGCTGGTCCATTTTCATGGACAACGACATCATTGCCGTCGATGACATTGCCAAGCTGTGGGCGCTTCGCGATGACAAGTATGCAACCATGGTCTGCAAGCACGAGCATGACCCCGGAGAAGCCGAGAAGTTCATGCACGCCACTCAGACTCGGTATGAGAAAAAGAACTGGTCCAGCGTGATCCTGTTCAACAACGCCAAATGCAAGGCGCTGACGCCGGACTATGTGAATACCGCTACGGGTCTTCAACTCCACCAGTTCAAATGGCTGGAGAACGACAACTTGATTGGCTCTCTGCCGCTGGAATGGAACACATTGGTGGACTACAACCACTTCAAGAATCCGTCGATGCTGCATTACACCGAAGGTGGGCCGTTCTACCCCGACTACAAGGATTGCGGGTACTCCGAGGAATGGTTCCGCGAATACGCGGCGGCGAACAATTGCAAAGAGGCTGATGTATTCCAATTGACAACCACCGCGAAGAGCAAGTTGCAACGCGAGGGTTGA